The window GATGTCGGAAGCGCTGATCGTCAATCCCTACGACACCGAAGAAATGGCCGGAGCGATCGAGCTTGCGATGACCATGCCCCTGGACGAACAGTCCGAACGGATGAAGTTGCTGCGTCAGCAGGTCAAGGAGAACAACGTATATCGCTGGGCAGGCACCATGTTGGTGGATGCCGCGCGAAGCCGGACGCGTGAGCGAATTCTCCACCTGGCCAAATCGGGCGAGCAGACACGAGCAAGCGCGGCGAACGTTCGAACTGCTTGGTACGGCCGTGGCCGGAGCACGCAGGCAAGCGGCTGACGCCGATCGGATTCGGGGATCGCAGTGTGAGCATCGACCATCGCATGCGGCTGCGCTACTATGTCGCAACGCCACGTCTCCGGTGCGCGCTAGTTTCCGAATTGCAAATCGGGGGTGGCGCCAAGCCGCGAGAAGATGATTCACTCAGCTCGATCGAGACCAGGCCGATACTCCGATTTGACCCCGGTCGCGGTTCAGAACGCGATATTGGCAACGCTCCCCGAGGCTGAGTTCGCATTGTTGCGACCGCACCTGACGCTTGTTCCGCTGAAGCGAAACGAGATCGTTCATGACGCGCTGCGCTATCCCGATGCGGCCTATTTCATTGAATCCGGCGTGGTGTCGCGGGTTGTGCGCACCGCCAGGGATGGTCCGGTCGAAGTCGCGGTCGTCGGCAAGTTCGGATTTCTGGGCGTGTCGTTGGTTCTGGGAGCCGTGCAGTCGATGCAGCGCAGCGTGGTGCGCGTACCGGGGAGGGCGCTTCGCATCGAGGCGCAAATCTTTCGCGATATCCTCCGGCAAAGCCCTGTGACCAGAGATCACATGCTCAGATATGTCCAGGTGCTGATGGCGCTCAACGCGCAGATTGCGCTTTGCAATGCAAGGCATGAAATCGGCGAGCGCGTGGCCCGGTGGCTGTTGCTCGCCCAGGACCGTATCGAGAGCGACGTCGTGCCGGTGACACATGGTCTGATTGCATCGGCGCTCGGTGTCAGGCGCCCGAGCGTTTCGATGGCGCTCGCCGACCTCGACGCGAAAGGGATCATCGCAGGCTCCCGCGGAGCCATTCGAATTCACGATATCGACGGATTGCGGCAGAGCGCGTGCGAATGCGACAAGATCCTCAAGGATCGATTTCGCTTGTTTCGCGATCTGCCTCATCACCACCATTGTGTGACATGACATTCGTGGTCCGCTATTTCGGGACGTAGGCTGTTGCGGTCGTCTTGGACCGCAACAGCCGCCGCCCGTGTTTACGCCACCCGTCGGGCCGCGCCGGCCTTGGTCAAGATCCCGTCGAGACAATCGATCATCTCGGCGATCTCTGCCCGCGTGACGTTCAGCGCCGGCATGAAGCGCAGCGTGTCGAGTTGCGGCGCGTTCAGCAGCACGCCGGCCTGGAACGCCTGGGCGACGATGCCGGGCGCGATCGGTAGCTTGAGGTCGAGCGCCAGCAACAAGCCGCGGCCGCGCACGCCGCCGAGGCCATGCCGGGCCGAGACCTTCTGCAACTCGGCTTCCAGCAGCAGGCCGGTGTCCGCCACCGCTTTCAGAAACTCCGGCTTGCTGACCTCATCGACCACCGCAAGGCCGGCCGCACACATGACCGGGTTGCCGTTGAACGTGCCGCCCTGGTCGCCGTGTTCGAAGCAGGAGGCGCGTTCGGTCGCAAGCAGGGCTGCGAGCGGCACGCCGCCGCCGACACCCTTGCCGAGCGTCATGATGTCGGGCGCGATGCCTGAGTGCTCGTAGTGGAAGAGCTTTCCGGTCCGGCCCATGCCGGTCTGGATCTCGTCGAAAATGAGCAGCAGGCCGTGCGCCTCCGTCAGCGCGCGCAACTCCCGCAGGAACTGATCGGTCGCCGGCCACACACCGGACTCACCCTGGATCGGCTCGAGCATCACCGCGACGGTGGTTGTGCTGATCAGAGTCTCGACGGAGGCGATGTCGTTGAGCTTCGCCTTCTTGAAGCCCGCGACCTTCGGCTCGAACAGCGGCTCGAACGCCTTCTTGCCCGACGCCGACATCGTCGCCAGCGTTCTTCCGTGAAAGCCGCCCTCGAAAGTGATGATCTCGAACGCGCCGCCTTTGTGAAGGCTGCCATATTTGCGCGCGAGCTTGATCGCGCCCTCATTGGCCTCCGCGCCTGAGTTGGCAAAAAACACCTGGTCGAAGGCGCTGTTGTCGACGAGCGCCTGCGCCAGTTTCAGGCTCCTCTCGTTGTAGAAGGCCGGGCTCGGCGTCAGCAGCCGCTTGGCTTGCGCTGTGAGCGCGTCGGCGATCGCGGGCGGGGAGTGGCCGAGGCAGTTCACGGCCCAGCCCTGCACGAAATCGAGATAGCGCTTGCGGCTGTCGTCCCAGAGGTAGGAGCCGGCACCGCGGACGAACACGGCCTTCGGCCGTGCGGTGATGTCCATCAGCGCGTCATACGGATGGGTGGCGGTGGTCATGTCGAACTCCTCTTGGGGCATGGAAGATTTGGGGTAGGGAAGATTTGGGGGCGGATGAGAAATGGACGCAAAATGCAAGAAGGCCGCACTTTGCGGGTGCGGCCTTCTCGAAAACTGGCTGAATTCAGTGCTTCAGCGGCGTCGTCGGACATGGCGCAACCCATCATCGTCGCAGGAGCGACGACGCATGGCTTGGCGCAGATGGGTCCGGAAATTGATCATGGGCCGCGTCCGTACAGCCGAATGGCCGCGCTTGTCAAGCGGACGTTTTGCAAAACACGCCTGGCGTGTGCCGGTCAGGTCAGATGCACGGCCTCTTCGACGTCGTCCTCGCCCCAATCAGCATCCGCAATCGCGGTGTCGATGAGCTCGCCGCGCATCAGCTTGAGCGGCGATTTCCAGTACAGCGCGATGTTGTGGAAGGGATCGGTCAGCACCTTGAACGCCCACACCAGTCCGGTCGTGACGCCGCGCGTTGCGAACAGCTGGACCATGCGTGCCAGCCCACCGCCGATGCCGATCGCGAGCCAGAGCACGCCGATGTGACGGATGAAGTCGAGACGAACGGTTGGAGGAGCAAAGAGACCGAACAGCGTCGGATACGCGTACAGCGCAATCGGCGCGCCGCCCCAGACGAGGAGTAAAATGATCTTGCGGGTCTGGTTGTAGCCGACCTTGACCGCTTCCTTGTAGTTGTTGCTGACGTCATTGACCGCGTCATAGCCGTTCGGCTCGAAGAAGAAATGCCCGGTCTGCCGCGTCAGCATCGCGAGCCAGCCAATGATGCCCGCGAGCGCTGGATCCCTGAACAGCAACGCATAGCAGCTGAGGAAAATCATGGCGCTGATCAGATGCAGCGTTTGGTTGACGGTGCTCTGGTGGTAGAAGCGGTAATCGTCGAAGCGCTGCGTGCGCAGCATGTTCGGGAGGCGGCTCATTCTCGTTCCTCGCTCGCGTTGAAGGCGCGCGAGAGTTAGGGCGAGTCGGTGACCTCTGCGTGAATGCATTATAGTGTCACATTGCCGTGTGCGGTGGCGACGCGCGTAACAGCGTTGCGGCAGAGCTCCCCGCGACGACGCCGGATATCAATCGCGGTCTGATCAGTTGCGTTTCCGATGGAAACAATCGTGCGGCTGGCGCGTTTGTGATCGAGGGAACGAAATTGGTTTCGAACCGGGTGCCAGACCGGCTCGACCAAGTGTAACGGGACCAACCAGACAGTTTTCAGCCTTGTCCGATATTTATCCTATCGATCTCGACAGCATTCGCGGCGCGTTTCCGCCGGGCATCGAGGCGCCGCCTTTGCTGCTGGATTTTGCCGGCTGGCTGAACGGGCGCCCCTGGGGCAGCGTCGGCTGCTTCTCCCTGCAAGGCCAGTTCTCCGATCAGGCCCCGATCTTCGACGGCAGTCCGTTGCGCGACCGCTTCGCGTTGTTCATGCGCCTGCCTGATGGTTCGGCCGTCGGCGGCTGGTACGGCGCCGGTCTCGACCGCGACGATGCTCCGATCGTGGGGCTGGGGTCGGAGGGCGATTATGAGCTGCTCGCGCCATCCCTCGACGTGCTGCTGGCAAAACTGACGTCGGAGCAATTCGACAAGGCCTGGCACGATCTGCGGCCGCACGATGAGGTCGAGCCTCAGACGGTCGAGCTCGCGCAATGGCTCGCCCGACGGCCGCCCTGTGAGCCGGTGCCGTGCGAGGACGGCGCATCGGACCTCCCGGACTTCCGTGGCTTCGTCGAGAAATGGAGCCGGGAGCGCGAAGACTATTGGGCCAATCACCGGATGATGGCCGAGCTCGGCTGGCGGCTCGCCGCGCATCTGCCGAAGGGGAAGAATGCCTGGGACAAGACCCGCTTCGAGGTCGCGATCGTCGGCGAGCAATACCAGGCGCGCATTCTGACGCGCGGGCAGCAAGCCTTCGAGGAAGCGGCCGCGATCGAATCCCTGTTGCGCGAACTGCGCGAGGGGATGTGGCGGGCGCAGCCTAAGCTCGGGCTGTGGTACGCGATGAGCTTTGGTCTCTACGCCGACGGGCGCGTCATGCCGAATTTCGAATACGATGTGCGCCCGACCATCGACGGCGAGCCGGCGCTTTTGTCTGAAGCAAAAGCCGATCTCGCCCGCGCACCGCGCCCCGAGCGCTGGGTGCCGAAATGGCTGGCGTGACGCAACGACGCTAGCGGCGTGGGACTACCCGCATACGAACATTCACATTCACAAGAGGTCGTCATGCCCGGGCTTGTCCCGGGCATCCACGTTCTTCGCATCGCGCGTCAAGGCGTGGATGGCCGGGACAAGCCCGGCCACGACGCTGTGGAAGCGTTCAGTGCACAACAATGCCGTCAGAACCCCGCGACGCTGCCGTGCAGGTCATATTGATCGGCGCGCTCGATCTTCGCGGTGACGATCTCGCCGACGCGCAACGGGCGGCGGCTTGTCAGATACACCGCGCCGTCGATCTCCGGCGCGTCGGCCTTCGAGCGGCCCTTTGCGACAGTCGGGCCGACCTCGTCGATGATGATCTGCTGCCGCGTGCCGACCTTGCGCTTCAGCCTGCGTGCGGAGATCTTCTGCTGGCGCGCCATCAGCGCGTTGTAGCGCTCCTGCTTGACCTCTTCCGGCACGGGATTCCCGATCGCGTTCGATGTCGCCCCCGCAACCGGCTCGTATTTGAAGCAGCCGAGGCGATCGATCTCGGCTTCATCGAGCCAGTCGAGCAGATAGGCGAAATCGGCATCGGTCTCGCCGGGGAAGCCGACGATGAAGGTCGAGCGCAAGGCGAGATCGGGACATTCCTCGCGCCAGCGCTTGATCCGCGCCAGCGTCTTGTCCTGCGCGGCCGGGCGCTTCATCGCCTTCAGCACCTCGGGGCTTGCATGCTGGAACGGGATGTCGAGATAGGGCAGCACCGTGCCTTGCGTCATCAGCGCGATGACCTCGTCGACATGGGGGTAGGGGTAGACATATTGCAGCCGGACCCAGGCGCCGAGCTCGCCGAGCTCGCGCGCGAGGTCGAGGAATCTGGCGCGGACCTGGCGATCCTTCCACGGGCTCTCGGCATATTTCAGATCGACGCCGTAAGCCGAGGTGTCCTGCGAGATCACCAGCAGCTCTTTCACGCCGGCGCTGACCAGCTGCTCGGCCTCACGCAGCACATCATTGGCCGGACGCGAGACCAGATCGCCGCGCAGCTTCGGGATGATGCAGAAGGTGCAACGGTTGTTGCAGCCTTCGGAAATCTTCAAGTAAGCATAGTGGCGTGGCGTCAGCTTGATGCCCTGCGGCGGCACCAGGTCGAGATGCGGATTGTGGGCGGGCGGCAGCGCACGATGCACGGCATCGAGCACGCTCTCATATTGCTGCGGGCCGGTGATCGAGAGCACGCCGGGATAGGCCTGCTCGATCTGCTCGGGCTCGGCGCCCATGCAGCCGGTGACGATCACCTTGCCGTTCTCGGCCATGGCCTCGCCGATCGCCGAGAGCGATTCCTGCTTGGCGCTGTCGAGGAAGCCGCAGGTGTTGACGATGACGATGTCGGCCCCGTCATGCCTGCGGGCGAGCTCATAGCCTTCCGCGCG is drawn from Bradyrhizobium diazoefficiens and contains these coding sequences:
- a CDS encoding acetylornithine transaminase, which gives rise to MTTATHPYDALMDITARPKAVFVRGAGSYLWDDSRKRYLDFVQGWAVNCLGHSPPAIADALTAQAKRLLTPSPAFYNERSLKLAQALVDNSAFDQVFFANSGAEANEGAIKLARKYGSLHKGGAFEIITFEGGFHGRTLATMSASGKKAFEPLFEPKVAGFKKAKLNDIASVETLISTTTVAVMLEPIQGESGVWPATDQFLRELRALTEAHGLLLIFDEIQTGMGRTGKLFHYEHSGIAPDIMTLGKGVGGGVPLAALLATERASCFEHGDQGGTFNGNPVMCAAGLAVVDEVSKPEFLKAVADTGLLLEAELQKVSARHGLGGVRGRGLLLALDLKLPIAPGIVAQAFQAGVLLNAPQLDTLRFMPALNVTRAEIAEMIDCLDGILTKAGAARRVA
- the rimO gene encoding 30S ribosomal protein S12 methylthiotransferase RimO is translated as MERAPRISFTSLGCPKALVDSERIITRLRAEGYELARRHDGADIVIVNTCGFLDSAKQESLSAIGEAMAENGKVIVTGCMGAEPEQIEQAYPGVLSITGPQQYESVLDAVHRALPPAHNPHLDLVPPQGIKLTPRHYAYLKISEGCNNRCTFCIIPKLRGDLVSRPANDVLREAEQLVSAGVKELLVISQDTSAYGVDLKYAESPWKDRQVRARFLDLARELGELGAWVRLQYVYPYPHVDEVIALMTQGTVLPYLDIPFQHASPEVLKAMKRPAAQDKTLARIKRWREECPDLALRSTFIVGFPGETDADFAYLLDWLDEAEIDRLGCFKYEPVAGATSNAIGNPVPEEVKQERYNALMARQQKISARRLKRKVGTRQQIIIDEVGPTVAKGRSKADAPEIDGAVYLTSRRPLRVGEIVTAKIERADQYDLHGSVAGF
- a CDS encoding Crp/Fnr family transcriptional regulator produces the protein MTPVAVQNAILATLPEAEFALLRPHLTLVPLKRNEIVHDALRYPDAAYFIESGVVSRVVRTARDGPVEVAVVGKFGFLGVSLVLGAVQSMQRSVVRVPGRALRIEAQIFRDILRQSPVTRDHMLRYVQVLMALNAQIALCNARHEIGERVARWLLLAQDRIESDVVPVTHGLIASALGVRRPSVSMALADLDAKGIIAGSRGAIRIHDIDGLRQSACECDKILKDRFRLFRDLPHHHHCVT